Proteins from a genomic interval of Helicobacter sp. 'house sparrow 1':
- a CDS encoding NAD(P)-dependent alcohol dehydrogenase: MQSMNLDERIPAKGFAVFSKTDTFKPFTFTRHKLGSNDILIEILYTGICHSDVHSARSEWKEGIYPMVPGHEIVGKVVAIGKNVSKFSLGDYAGVGCMVNSCGECEACKSSQEQFCEKGKVVYTYDCLDCFHDDEPTYGGYSNNIVVKEDFAIKVPKDAPLQKVAPLLCAGITTYSPLKFSKVGKNHKVAVAGFGGLGSMAVKYAIKMGASVSVFARDEAKKQDAVSMGVASFYTSTENVKERFDFIISTIPTSYDIASYLKLLKFGGEMAIVGLPPQECSPKIDAMKLVLNAGKKIYGSLIGGIAETQEMLDFSLKHKIYPEVEVISVDQINEAYEKLTTRKAKFRYVIDMMTLR; this comes from the coding sequence ATGCAAAGTATGAATTTAGATGAGCGTATTCCTGCAAAAGGCTTTGCAGTTTTTTCAAAAACAGATACTTTTAAACCCTTTACTTTTACAAGACATAAATTAGGAAGTAATGACATTTTAATTGAAATCTTATATACAGGGATTTGTCATAGTGATGTCCATAGTGCTAGGAGTGAGTGGAAAGAAGGAATTTATCCTATGGTTCCAGGACATGAGATTGTAGGAAAGGTTGTAGCTATTGGAAAGAATGTTAGTAAGTTTAGCCTTGGTGATTATGCTGGTGTAGGTTGTATGGTAAATAGCTGTGGTGAGTGTGAGGCTTGCAAAAGTAGTCAGGAACAATTTTGTGAAAAAGGTAAGGTGGTTTATACTTATGATTGCTTAGATTGCTTTCATGATGATGAGCCAACTTATGGAGGCTATAGCAATAATATTGTTGTAAAAGAAGATTTTGCAATTAAAGTTCCAAAGGATGCTCCATTACAAAAAGTTGCCCCACTGCTTTGTGCAGGTATTACTACTTACTCCCCCTTAAAATTCTCCAAAGTTGGAAAAAATCATAAAGTTGCAGTTGCTGGATTTGGTGGTTTAGGAAGCATGGCAGTTAAATATGCGATTAAAATGGGGGCAAGTGTTAGTGTCTTTGCAAGAGATGAAGCAAAGAAACAAGATGCAGTCTCTATGGGTGTTGCAAGTTTTTATACTTCTACAGAAAATGTAAAAGAAAGGTTTGATTTTATTATCTCAACAATCCCAACATCATATGATATTGCTTCTTATCTTAAACTTTTAAAGTTTGGTGGTGAGATGGCTATTGTAGGACTTCCGCCTCAAGAATGTAGCCCAAAGATTGATGCAATGAAACTCGTGCTTAATGCAGGTAAAAAAATTTATGGTTCCTTGATAGGAGGTATTGCAGAAACTCAAGAAATGCTTGATTTTTCTTTAAAACATAAAATTTATCCTGAAGTTGAAGTCATTTCTGTAGATCAAATTAATGAAGCTTATGAGAAACTAACAACAAGGAAAGCCAAATTTAGGTATGTGATTGATATGATGACACTTCGGTAG
- the rpsR gene encoding 30S ribosomal protein S18, which translates to MERKKYSKRYCKYTEAKIEFIDYKDIEMLKHSLSERYKIMPRRLTGNTKKWQERVEVAIKRARHMALIPYIVDRKSVVENPFKI; encoded by the coding sequence ATGGAAAGAAAAAAATATTCAAAAAGATATTGTAAGTATACAGAAGCAAAGATTGAGTTTATTGACTATAAGGATATAGAGATGTTAAAGCATTCTCTATCAGAGAGATATAAGATTATGCCAAGAAGATTGACAGGTAATACAAAAAAATGGCAAGAGCGCGTAGAAGTGGCAATCAAAAGAGCTAGACATATGGCGCTTATTCCATATATTGTGGATCGAAAATCTGTAGTAGAGAATCCTTTCAAAATCTAA
- a CDS encoding shikimate dehydrogenase: MNKQFCVFGNPIHHSLSPMMHNYAFDCLKNDLNFRGSYGRFLLQDSSKLAQTFFDLRLDGANITLPFKEEAFRQSDRVEGIAEKIQAVNTWVLRDKKIYGYNTDAMGFYETIKDFCFQNALILGAGGSAKAIAFILQEKGIEPTILNRSKDRIGDLEQHFDCYIPQTLKMKSYDLVINATASSLQNILPFDKNLIQEILKSAKYAYDLAYMQTTPFLELARQFAPVQNGKNMLIAQGVLAFEIFCNKSFPQLSALMQKALI; this comes from the coding sequence ATGAATAAGCAATTTTGTGTATTTGGTAATCCTATACATCACTCTCTTTCTCCTATGATGCATAATTATGCCTTTGATTGTTTGAAGAATGATTTAAACTTTAGGGGTAGTTATGGAAGATTTCTACTTCAAGATTCATCTAAATTAGCCCAAACTTTTTTTGATTTAAGGCTTGATGGAGCAAATATAACCCTCCCTTTTAAAGAAGAGGCATTTAGACAAAGTGATAGGGTTGAGGGGATTGCAGAAAAAATTCAAGCGGTAAATACTTGGGTTTTAAGGGATAAAAAAATCTATGGATACAATACCGATGCAATGGGATTTTATGAGACTATAAAAGATTTTTGCTTTCAAAATGCATTAATTTTAGGAGCAGGAGGATCTGCAAAAGCCATTGCTTTTATCTTGCAAGAAAAGGGTATAGAACCTACAATATTAAATCGTTCCAAGGATCGGATTGGAGATTTAGAACAACATTTTGATTGCTATATCCCCCAAACGCTTAAAATGAAAAGTTATGACCTAGTGATAAATGCCACAGCCTCAAGCCTTCAAAATATTCTTCCTTTTGATAAAAACCTAATACAAGAAATTCTTAAGAGTGCAAAGTATGCTTATGATTTAGCCTATATGCAAACAACACCATTTTTAGAGCTTGCAAGACAATTTGCCCCTGTGCAAAATGGAAAAAATATGTTAATTGCTCAAGGTGTCCTAGCTTTTGAAATCTTTTGTAATAAAAGCTTTCCTCAATTATCTGCTTTGATGCAAAAGGCATTAATATGA
- the rpsF gene encoding 30S ribosomal protein S6, protein MRHYETMFIIKPTLVEEEIKAKIEFYKEAITKNGGVIETCLDMGMRNLAYEIKKNKRGYYFVIYFKAQPNMVLELERLYRINEDILRFIVIKYESKKEQKAWQTLVDRANKKPEPKVAKKEKVEQKENTEEKEQTSEAAE, encoded by the coding sequence GTGAGACACTATGAAACAATGTTTATCATTAAGCCTACTTTGGTAGAAGAGGAAATCAAAGCAAAGATTGAATTTTACAAAGAGGCAATTACAAAAAATGGAGGCGTTATTGAAACTTGCCTAGATATGGGTATGAGAAATCTTGCTTATGAAATCAAAAAAAATAAGCGTGGCTATTATTTTGTAATTTATTTTAAGGCTCAACCCAATATGGTATTGGAGTTAGAAAGACTTTATCGTATTAATGAGGATATTTTACGCTTCATTGTGATTAAATATGAGAGCAAAAAAGAGCAAAAAGCTTGGCAGACTCTAGTAGATAGAGCAAATAAGAAGCCAGAGCCAAAAGTTGCAAAGAAAGAAAAAGTAGAGCAGAAAGAAAACACAGAAGAAAAAGAACAAACTAGTGAGGCTGCTGAATAA
- a CDS encoding SH3 domain-containing protein: MIKSIFKFFFLHTIPFLFVCLCMGFYVNIMLFAYDKPRWEHFVSSARHFFGYQEMQAQIQEDIIQIQEEIIEPKLYRAKASILNVRQLPSIDSPIIDRIYKGQEVLIFENKNSWGKLQRGYVFLDPKNIQKVSNKQDLEQESTYKVKVAVGNVREKPLANAKIIAKVYRDEILKIQEIGNGWGKIEQGYIALKLVERIDE; encoded by the coding sequence ATGATAAAAAGTATTTTTAAATTCTTTTTCTTGCATACAATTCCCTTTTTATTTGTATGTCTTTGTATGGGATTTTATGTAAATATTATGTTATTTGCTTATGACAAGCCTAGATGGGAACATTTTGTTTCTAGCGCGAGGCATTTTTTTGGATATCAAGAAATGCAAGCTCAAATCCAAGAGGATATAATTCAAATCCAAGAAGAAATTATTGAGCCTAAACTATATAGGGCAAAGGCAAGTATTTTAAATGTAAGACAGCTACCCTCTATTGATTCTCCAATCATTGATAGAATCTATAAGGGTCAAGAGGTGCTTATTTTTGAAAATAAGAATAGTTGGGGGAAGTTGCAGAGGGGATATGTTTTTTTAGATCCAAAAAATATACAAAAAGTCTCTAATAAACAAGACTTAGAGCAAGAGAGTACATATAAGGTTAAGGTAGCAGTAGGAAATGTCAGAGAAAAACCCTTAGCAAATGCAAAAATTATTGCAAAAGTTTATAGGGATGAGATTTTAAAGATACAAGAAATCGGGAATGGTTGGGGTAAGATAGAACAGGGATATATTGCTTTAAAACTTGTAGAAAGAATTGATGAATAA
- a CDS encoding single-stranded DNA-binding protein, translating into MFNKVIMVGNLTRDVELRYLPSGSALATIGLASNRRFKKQDGSIADESCFIDVKLFGRTAEVANQYLRKGSKVLIEGRLTYETWTDQMGAKKSRHTITAESMSMLDNKSSNVADSYEAPSQSTQPYAPNNNYQNPQMGNAIPQQKDYVSNIPEINIDEDEIPF; encoded by the coding sequence ATGTTTAATAAGGTGATAATGGTTGGTAATTTAACTCGTGATGTTGAGTTGCGTTATCTGCCTAGTGGCTCAGCTTTGGCTACAATAGGGTTAGCAAGTAATCGTAGGTTTAAAAAGCAAGATGGCAGTATTGCAGATGAATCTTGTTTTATTGATGTGAAACTTTTTGGGAGAACAGCAGAAGTTGCAAATCAATATTTAAGGAAGGGTTCTAAAGTATTGATTGAAGGAAGGCTGACCTATGAGACTTGGACAGATCAGATGGGTGCTAAAAAAAGCAGACATACAATTACTGCAGAGAGTATGAGTATGCTAGATAATAAATCTAGTAATGTAGCAGATAGCTATGAAGCTCCAAGTCAAAGTACCCAACCATATGCACCAAACAATAATTATCAGAATCCGCAAATGGGTAATGCTATACCACAACAAAAAGATTATGTAAGCAATATCCCAGAAATTAATATTGATGAAGATGAAATACCATTTTAG
- a CDS encoding beta strand repeat-containing protein: protein MNLVDYTNFHSVSSKNSFKRSLFKPIVASSLALLLGSTLYGNTEIQHPDCGDTSSCTPIDRDLTFKFGTGDSMQISTDLSTVIFSKEQKNVTLKDTNFTEGVFDFPGSTMTIHFENRSGNGNIENTGSNAKRIFNLEATNDFKGNLKTIGGNGNNEVNGTFHKNFTGNIDVVSHNGYSSAKVTLTFKGQENEAKDNQENVFTGNINVDSGTTTLNFENNGKIVGKIQANVDGFDRAGLINVNFKKNGAIEVAESSADSDVIVANYYSSGAKNTITFSGASSTNTIKGGILARRSGTNIITFSGASSINTITGNISSENSAKNNISFTNGNNNSITGTIQATRGTNTITFGNSGVDAKNSEAANIITGNIIAQRSSDAQGNPGNNTITFNSGTTNTIQGNITASASTNTITFNGTGVNKIEGGITAGSSTWGGKGTNTIAFNNGATNTIKGNISADIGDNIITFAGTATNSISGDIKAGGGGSNTITFNGTGSNNISGGISANGGTNTITFKSSQQGSELEAQTSVANTITSDITANGGSNKITMNGANIIAGNIKAGTGGATGNNHLYLSGASTQIGATSAVSIIAEQTSGYATDKNNLLVSQSSSNTFNLNELKANGYERKAKNIISLDDTATKTASTSNITIKTMAATNGHNYIGKGILASSSAENGVTLTDNTNSMSFVDATNAFVGNLSVSSVTSNNGVNNISFKASNTILASENAKATPQNAIIGSVILNNDEA from the coding sequence ATGAATTTAGTGGACTATACAAACTTTCATTCAGTTTCTTCTAAAAATTCTTTTAAAAGATCTTTATTTAAGCCTATTGTTGCAAGTTCTTTAGCTTTATTGCTTGGAAGCACTTTGTATGGAAATACTGAGATTCAACATCCAGATTGTGGAGATACTAGTAGTTGTACACCTATAGATAGAGACCTTACCTTTAAATTCGGAACAGGGGATTCTATGCAAATTAGTACCGATTTATCAACAGTTATTTTTAGTAAAGAACAAAAAAATGTTACCTTAAAAGATACTAATTTTACTGAAGGTGTTTTTGATTTTCCCGGCTCTACAATGACAATCCACTTTGAAAATAGATCTGGAAATGGGAATATTGAAAATACAGGTAGTAATGCAAAAAGAATTTTTAACCTTGAAGCTACAAATGATTTTAAGGGTAACCTAAAAACAATAGGTGGAAATGGCAATAATGAAGTGAATGGAACATTTCATAAAAATTTTACTGGAAATATCGATGTAGTGAGCCACAATGGTTATTCTTCAGCCAAAGTAACTTTGACTTTTAAAGGACAAGAAAATGAAGCAAAAGATAATCAAGAAAATGTTTTTACAGGAAATATCAATGTTGATTCGGGAACTACGACACTTAACTTTGAAAACAATGGAAAGATAGTAGGAAAAATTCAAGCTAATGTGGATGGTTTTGATAGAGCGGGTTTAATTAATGTTAATTTCAAAAAGAATGGAGCCATTGAGGTTGCAGAGAGTAGTGCAGATAGTGATGTAATCGTAGCAAATTACTATAGTAGTGGAGCAAAAAATACTATCACATTTTCTGGAGCAAGTTCTACAAATACAATCAAAGGTGGTATTCTAGCAAGAAGAAGTGGAACCAATATTATCACATTTTCTGGAGCAAGCTCCATAAATACAATTACAGGTAATATTTCTTCTGAAAATAGTGCAAAAAATAACATTTCTTTTACAAATGGAAATAATAATAGTATTACCGGGACAATTCAGGCAACTAGAGGAACCAATACTATTACTTTTGGAAATAGTGGTGTGGATGCAAAAAATAGCGAAGCTGCCAATATTATTACAGGTAATATAATCGCGCAAAGATCATCAGATGCTCAGGGCAATCCAGGAAACAATACTATCACTTTTAATAGTGGAACAACTAATACTATTCAAGGTAATATTACTGCAAGCGCTTCTACTAATACCATTACTTTTAATGGAACTGGAGTAAATAAAATTGAAGGAGGTATCACTGCAGGTTCATCTACTTGGGGTGGAAAAGGAACTAATACAATTGCTTTTAATAATGGAGCGACCAATACTATCAAAGGTAACATTTCTGCAGATATTGGTGACAATATCATCACTTTTGCTGGAACAGCTACAAACAGCATTTCTGGTGATATTAAGGCAGGTGGTGGTGGAAGTAATACTATCACTTTTAATGGAACAGGTTCTAACAATATTTCTGGAGGTATTAGTGCTAATGGCGGAACTAATACCATTACTTTTAAATCTTCACAACAAGGATCTGAATTAGAAGCACAAACAAGTGTTGCCAATACTATTACTAGTGATATCACTGCTAATGGTGGAAGCAATAAAATTACAATGAATGGTGCAAATATTATTGCTGGAAATATTAAGGCTGGAACAGGTGGTGCTACAGGAAATAATCATCTTTATTTATCTGGAGCTAGCACTCAAATAGGAGCTACTTCAGCAGTCTCAATCATTGCAGAGCAAACTAGTGGATATGCAACAGATAAAAATAATCTTTTAGTATCCCAATCATCTAGCAATACTTTTAATTTAAATGAGCTAAAGGCTAATGGCTATGAAAGAAAGGCTAAAAATATTATTTCTTTAGATGATACAGCTACTAAAACTGCAAGCACTAGTAATATAACTATAAAAACAATGGCTGCCACAAATGGCCACAACTACATTGGTAAAGGGATTCTTGCAAGTTCATCTGCAGAAAATGGTGTGACTCTCACAGATAACACTAACTCTATGTCTTTTGTTGATGCTACAAATGCTTTTGTTGGAAATCTTTCTGTAAGTTCAGTAACTTCTAACAATGGCGTAAATAATATTTCCTTTAAAGCTAGCAATACAATTTTAGCTTCAGAGAATGCTAAAGCTACTCCTCAAAATGCTATTATCGGTTCTGTTATTTTAAATAATGATGAAGC
- the hemC gene encoding hydroxymethylbilane synthase → MREVVIGTRGSLLALWQANHIKERLRLELGIDARLEIVKTKGDKILDVPLAKIGGKGLFTKELEELLLQNKIDLAVHSLKDVPVDFVDGLGLVCITKREDPRDCFLSIKYPSIRDLPMNAKVGTTSLRRSMQLKYLREDLDTQSLRGNVQTRLKRLIDGDFDAIILAKAGLNRLEISSNQIPFIKVLETSEMIPAMGQGALGIEARLDDALLTSLKKLNDQETAICTRAERAFIRTLEGGCQVPIGVYAQTEQEKIKITAILGLPNGKRILRDFIEGNKHNAENLGIELAQRLIQKGARDILYEAQQIAFI, encoded by the coding sequence ATGAGGGAAGTTGTTATTGGGACAAGAGGCAGTTTGCTTGCGCTGTGGCAGGCTAATCATATCAAGGAAAGATTAAGGTTAGAATTAGGGATTGATGCAAGATTAGAGATTGTAAAGACTAAAGGGGATAAAATTTTAGATGTTCCACTTGCAAAAATTGGGGGCAAGGGGCTTTTTACAAAAGAGCTAGAAGAATTGTTATTGCAAAATAAGATTGATTTAGCAGTACATTCTTTAAAAGATGTGCCTGTAGATTTTGTAGATGGACTTGGTTTAGTATGTATTACCAAAAGGGAAGACCCCAGAGATTGTTTTTTAAGTATAAAGTATCCTAGTATTAGAGACCTTCCAATGAATGCAAAAGTAGGAACTACCTCTTTACGAAGGTCAATGCAATTAAAATATCTAAGAGAGGATTTAGATACGCAAAGTTTAAGAGGTAATGTTCAAACGAGGCTAAAACGATTGATTGATGGAGATTTTGATGCAATTATTCTTGCAAAGGCTGGACTCAATCGTTTGGAAATTTCTAGCAATCAAATTCCTTTTATAAAAGTTTTAGAGACTTCAGAGATGATTCCAGCAATGGGGCAGGGTGCTTTAGGTATTGAGGCAAGATTAGATGATGCTTTGCTAACAAGCTTGAAAAAATTAAATGATCAAGAGACTGCCATTTGTACTAGGGCTGAGAGAGCCTTTATTAGGACATTGGAGGGAGGTTGTCAAGTACCAATAGGGGTTTATGCACAAACTGAGCAAGAAAAAATAAAAATAACAGCAATTTTAGGACTACCTAATGGCAAGAGAATTTTAAGGGATTTTATAGAGGGAAATAAACATAATGCAGAGAATCTTGGGATAGAGCTTGCCCAAAGATTAATTCAAAAAGGTGCAAGGGATATTTTATATGAAGCACAACAAATCGCTTTTATTTAA
- the purM gene encoding phosphoribosylformylglycinamidine cyclo-ligase, translated as MSLSYKDSGVDIDEGNAFVEIIKDEVKKTYNKNVLGTLGSFAGAYALPSGYKEPVMLGATDGVGTKLKLAIQSNQLDSIGIDLVAMCVNDLICNFGEPAFFLDYYATGKLDKMSAARVVRGIVKGCQEAECSLIGGETAEMPGIYQGKDFDLAGFAVGIAEKEDLNKSQNIQKGQYLVALPSSGLHSNGFSLVRKILFEMLKKDFNEEFDGRALIDVLLEPTRIYVKIFKQIKNHIEGLAHITGGGILENIPRIFPQGLGGVIDKKSLRIPKIFQFLSQYLDFEESFRVLNMGVGMVLVVKPQNLDFILKVTDGYVIGEVVNTHQGISIE; from the coding sequence ATGTCTCTGAGTTATAAGGATTCTGGGGTTGATATTGATGAGGGAAATGCATTTGTTGAGATCATTAAAGATGAGGTAAAAAAGACTTATAATAAAAATGTTTTAGGAACCCTGGGGTCTTTTGCTGGAGCCTATGCCTTACCAAGTGGTTATAAAGAGCCTGTGATGCTTGGAGCAACTGATGGGGTTGGAACAAAACTCAAACTTGCAATCCAAAGTAATCAATTAGATAGCATAGGTATTGACTTGGTTGCAATGTGTGTTAATGATTTGATTTGTAATTTTGGAGAACCTGCATTTTTTTTAGATTATTATGCAACAGGCAAATTAGATAAGATGAGTGCAGCAAGGGTTGTGCGAGGTATTGTTAAAGGATGTCAAGAAGCAGAGTGTTCTTTGATTGGGGGAGAAACTGCTGAAATGCCTGGAATCTATCAAGGCAAAGATTTTGATTTAGCAGGTTTTGCAGTGGGAATTGCAGAGAAAGAAGACTTAAATAAAAGTCAAAATATCCAAAAAGGACAATATCTTGTGGCCTTACCTAGTAGTGGATTGCATAGCAATGGATTTTCTTTGGTTCGAAAAATTTTGTTTGAAATGTTAAAAAAAGATTTTAATGAAGAGTTTGATGGAAGGGCATTGATTGATGTGCTTTTGGAACCCACTAGAATCTATGTAAAAATTTTCAAACAAATTAAAAATCATATTGAAGGACTTGCGCATATCACAGGTGGAGGGATTTTAGAGAATATTCCGCGTATTTTTCCGCAAGGTCTTGGAGGAGTAATAGATAAAAAATCTCTTAGGATTCCAAAGATTTTTCAATTTTTATCTCAATATCTAGATTTTGAAGAAAGCTTTAGGGTTTTAAATATGGGTGTTGGTATGGTTTTGGTAGTAAAGCCTCAAAATCTTGATTTTATTCTCAAAGTTACTGATGGCTATGTGATTGGAGAAGTAGTAAATACACATCAAGGTATCAGTATAGAATGA
- a CDS encoding RNB domain-containing ribonuclease: MNEFLFQIAFGIRSIPKKYQELFLRLQKFKCIQKKENGFILDSNFVIGTIDITKNQSVFLCDLSKKQDYRVLNPIRNLQKGDFVLAKLVRQKAKIKARIIDVLSSWSCALFYLDLYKGTIVAYRLYDIKPYPLKLPISQKSLRQLPRYCVIYLDLKTKKIIDILGVLDDPKIDEKIMLYFYNHPFDFSQECKKYADSFGVKVYKELYENRIDLTHLPFYTIDPVDAKDHDDAIYYDFKEKTLYVAIADVSEYVALDSILDNEALERGFSVYFPNRSYPMLPENLSQNICSLKEGEVRLAFVWKIKFDNKNQVKKSHLFEAIICNHQNVSYEMVDRMLDSKKHDIKKEIASNIKKFYQIALKLKKQRLAKGFDFSSDEVVLSLDKNEEIVSTKPYQETKSHCIVEEAMLLANKQSALMLRDFKTGIYRIHQPIKDEKLRMLFFDLKNLGFEIKGKDFHTQILNIQAQAKEKGLSSQIDKIIIKAQNKAEYSTALQEHFALGFEAYTHFTSPIRRYSDLALHRVLKEILRQGKRVDFLLNKMHTYCAYLNEQERKIAKIEAGFRDRKYTHWARKNIGKQIRAQIIDERYPVLALALGEIQGARIIIDENPRELLMFEEVEVEIIDVDFVNARIYARLSSKE, translated from the coding sequence ATGAATGAGTTTTTATTTCAAATAGCTTTTGGAATAAGGTCAATTCCTAAGAAGTATCAGGAATTGTTTTTGAGATTACAGAAGTTTAAATGTATTCAAAAAAAAGAAAATGGCTTTATACTAGATTCTAATTTTGTAATTGGAACAATTGATATCACAAAAAATCAAAGTGTTTTTTTATGCGATCTTTCAAAAAAACAAGATTATAGGGTTTTAAATCCCATAAGAAATCTTCAGAAAGGAGATTTTGTTTTAGCAAAACTTGTGAGACAAAAAGCAAAGATAAAGGCTAGAATCATTGATGTTCTTAGCTCTTGGTCTTGTGCATTATTTTATTTAGACCTTTATAAAGGGACCATTGTGGCTTATAGACTCTATGATATAAAGCCCTATCCACTCAAACTGCCAATTTCGCAAAAATCATTACGACAATTACCTAGATATTGTGTGATTTATTTAGATTTAAAAACAAAGAAAATTATTGATATTTTAGGCGTATTGGATGATCCAAAGATTGATGAAAAAATTATGCTTTATTTTTATAATCATCCTTTTGATTTTTCACAAGAATGTAAAAAATATGCTGATAGTTTTGGGGTTAAAGTTTATAAGGAACTTTATGAAAATCGCATTGATCTAACACATCTTCCTTTTTATACAATTGATCCTGTAGATGCAAAAGATCATGATGATGCAATTTATTATGATTTTAAAGAAAAAACATTGTATGTTGCAATTGCTGATGTAAGCGAATATGTTGCTTTAGATAGTATATTAGATAATGAGGCATTAGAGAGAGGTTTTAGTGTTTATTTTCCAAATCGTAGTTATCCGATGCTTCCAGAGAATTTAAGTCAAAATATTTGTTCTTTAAAAGAAGGTGAGGTGCGTCTAGCATTTGTATGGAAAATAAAGTTTGATAATAAAAATCAAGTAAAAAAATCCCATCTCTTTGAAGCAATAATTTGTAATCATCAAAATGTTAGTTATGAAATGGTAGATCGGATGCTAGATTCTAAAAAGCATGACATTAAAAAAGAAATTGCTTCAAATATTAAAAAATTCTATCAAATTGCTTTAAAGTTAAAAAAACAACGACTTGCTAAAGGGTTTGATTTTAGCAGTGATGAAGTTGTTTTAAGTTTGGATAAAAATGAAGAGATTGTATCAACTAAGCCCTATCAAGAGACTAAGAGTCATTGTATTGTTGAAGAGGCAATGCTTCTTGCAAATAAACAATCTGCACTAATGTTAAGAGACTTTAAAACAGGAATTTATAGAATCCATCAACCTATTAAAGATGAAAAATTAAGGATGTTATTTTTTGATTTAAAGAATTTAGGTTTTGAAATAAAAGGCAAGGATTTTCATACTCAAATCTTAAACATCCAAGCACAGGCCAAAGAGAAAGGATTATCTTCTCAAATTGATAAGATAATTATAAAAGCACAAAATAAGGCAGAATATAGCACAGCACTGCAAGAACACTTTGCTTTAGGGTTTGAGGCCTATACTCACTTTACTTCACCCATTAGAAGATACAGTGATTTAGCCTTGCATCGTGTTTTAAAAGAAATTTTAAGACAGGGTAAGCGTGTGGATTTTTTACTTAATAAAATGCATACTTATTGTGCTTATTTAAATGAGCAAGAAAGGAAAATTGCAAAAATTGAAGCAGGGTTTAGAGATAGAAAATATACCCATTGGGCAAGAAAAAATATAGGTAAACAAATAAGGGCACAAATAATTGATGAGCGCTATCCTGTTTTAGCTCTTGCCCTTGGAGAAATACAAGGTGCTAGAATCATAATTGATGAGAATCCAAGAGAGCTCTTGATGTTTGAAGAAGTTGAAGTTGAGATCATAGATGTTGATTTTGTCAATGCTAGAATCTATGCAAGGCTATCTTCAAAGGAGTAA
- the holA gene encoding DNA polymerase III subunit delta, which translates to MYKKEFDIYLAKTTPKASLLYGESNFFIDFYSKKITQKIPDANITTFYFADYELNAVLDILSQGSLFGDISIVILKIDTKLSKKEIDSMLGAIQITDNYLIVNFYQSENKTSIQYAQDCRSIASAFKGDNIVEVRFFAPSLADSLMILRQRAKELHLELNDGLLQFILHIQNNDLSLAYNELQKYENYDEPITQELIQKLSYGLGSISIDDFLDVFFEKKDFLPTYEKMQEEGVDSNDILRELERYFYILFMFSSYIKVNGKENAKEILGYQPPKFIVDKYVRRMIKLKENHFQRIFEILRDWRNQTFRGDKTADIRALIKIKAFL; encoded by the coding sequence ATGTATAAAAAAGAATTTGACATCTATTTGGCTAAAACTACCCCAAAAGCTTCTTTGCTTTATGGAGAGAGTAATTTTTTTATTGATTTTTATTCCAAAAAAATAACTCAAAAAATACCTGATGCAAATATTACAACTTTTTATTTTGCTGATTATGAATTAAATGCGGTGCTAGATATCCTCTCACAGGGTAGTTTATTTGGAGATATTAGTATTGTTATTTTAAAAATAGATACCAAATTATCAAAAAAAGAAATCGATTCCATGCTTGGTGCTATCCAGATAACAGATAATTATCTCATAGTAAATTTTTATCAATCTGAAAATAAAACATCAATTCAATATGCACAAGATTGTAGAAGTATTGCAAGCGCATTTAAGGGGGATAATATAGTTGAAGTAAGATTTTTTGCCCCAAGTCTTGCAGATAGCTTAATGATTTTGAGACAAAGAGCCAAGGAGTTGCATTTAGAACTAAATGATGGATTGTTACAATTTATTCTACACATACAAAATAATGATCTGTCCTTGGCTTATAATGAGTTACAAAAATATGAAAATTATGATGAACCTATCACTCAAGAGTTGATACAAAAGTTATCTTATGGATTAGGAAGTATCAGTATCGATGATTTCTTAGATGTTTTTTTTGAGAAAAAAGATTTTTTACCCACTTATGAAAAGATGCAAGAAGAAGGGGTGGATTCTAATGATATCTTAAGGGAACTGGAGCGTTATTTTTATATTCTCTTTATGTTTAGTTCATATATTAAAGTCAATGGAAAGGAAAATGCCAAGGAGATATTAGGCTATCAACCTCCTAAATTTATAGTGGATAAATATGTAAGAAGAATGATTAAACTCAAAGAAAATCATTTTCAAAGAATTTTTGAAATTTTAAGGGATTGGCGTAATCAAACTTTTAGGGGAGATAAAACGGCAGATATCCGAGCATTAATAAAAATAAAAGCATTTCTCTGA